The Hemibagrus wyckioides isolate EC202008001 linkage group LG12, SWU_Hwy_1.0, whole genome shotgun sequence genome includes a window with the following:
- the zmym4.1 gene encoding zinc finger MYM-type protein 4 isoform X2, giving the protein MDAALPVEEKPASVSAPDHTSSSSLDFPNVRQKVDSEKPGNGEVKIEVDEKDHQISHKEEPENEGMSPEERGIKEEEMASKHGNCAEERKESEDMAEEKNNTGQEEEEEEEKNISQVHSDLSLQLDKDKTLDENILDNEGKEDMEEMEETSEEKNKTEEMEHENSEQYREPKVMDVNVVGAVTPEGEGVKGDPEEKMQVADPEAAEPFVNVGLFEAKTESCLGEERSEKVSESASQDSSESLIKTENHTNQDWEKKLPGHTPEHSVHPEMEAEKKTAPPTSASLLVKIKDEPVDEEYEKALGPQAPAGNIKDEPDTSEEFGQKTSEQIKISAVFSVGGSSMELGSPVVAAAANAPSNTSVPVPSLKSATSLCVVCSGCKKILLKGQTAFQRKSSPQLYCSPRCLYSSTSAESVAMTSSKKSCYYCLKNIPNPKDVITAPVDSDKSVKDFCSQKCLSAFNYKRDSAFSALATKCSMCQKSCTIRHEVNFMGSVHKLCSDACFHQFRASNKLSMNSCITCGGYCYSGDDKGTTLLLDGSAKKFCSQNCLSTFKKKYTKVVPCTMCRVYRTITEMVESINSEGNTELFCSTACVTAHKVQTVSSSGSALKCNHCKKVLVPQYHLAMSDGTIRNFCCFTCVVSFQDAFNKTNTQSNQLNVAPPLSTTQLKSAPTVQPVSAESSSPSVTQNSSVTKFSCVQCQRSFFSKPELLEFKGKMYVFCDKTCIDEFRRTHYIMAQCVYCKIEKVVKEVKRINNVDCSFCSEGCKLLYKHDLAKRWGKRHCRNCLYCSSTSQTVMTSIFSGKQEEFCGNECLSQYTLLFCEVAKCSMCKRARKMTESVKWLNDMKHFCNLKCLMLFCSQQACTTISPGNASKPSLTQSSTVPISIAPVAHSTTTNKPTLPSLVPKEATPVIANVISLSSATNGQPNVLGSAALQGTVPTVVKLLGHASTQTDSVKTPTVPPRILKNKALLCKPMNQNKGTSCKPNTSNINTQTDETPPKVIVLPLPVPVFVPVPMHLFTQYTPHPVGLPFPVPVPMFLPTTLDSAERIVETIQKIKERIPDNPLEADLIMMADMVAEDSEKDKAVSQGDQDDNFIEDFDLEALSSHLSWEDDSISSTSRWVHNSESEKVPPSREAEQSPPSPPPQESQMDLEADFPVESIEHLEHRTQEDKPVTTRAKTRKKNRDCFSHKKRARKRAEAPQSSAADVPHPTKVHTEYGIQAWKSWVRWRETQPTMEMPKFGSRNITIKEDLLQCTTAELSYGLCKFISEVRRPNGEKYKPDSIYYLCLGIQQYLFEKSRMENIFTDFFYTKFSQILSSLLKDWKPTILPSGYVHSRMEEEYLWECKQLGAFSPSVLLNTLLYFFTKFFNFKTIAQHRRLSFAHIMRCTRSQSNGSKMSCLRFYPPVHKENKNTSNEETDGVPAKRKKEEEEEEGVVLEMQENVENPLRCPVRLYEFYLSKCSGTVKQRTSVFYLRPERSCIPNSPLWFSHMSLDDSELESMLGRILTIREIHLETEKPLNVSESENQSDSE; this is encoded by the exons ATGGATGCTGCTTTGCCTGTTGAAGAGAAACCTGCCAGTGTAAGTGCTCCAGATCACACAAGTTCCTCCAGCTTGGACTTCCCAAATGTCAGGCAAAAGGTGGACAGTGAGAAACCTGGGAATGGCGAAGTAAAAATAGAGGTGGATGAGAAAGACCATCAGATCAGCCATAAAGAAGAGCCTGAAAATGAGGGGATGAGTCCAGAAGAAAGAGGCATAAAAGAGGAAGAGATGGCGTCAAAGCATGGAAACTGTGCAGAAGAACGGAAAGAGAGTGAGGATATGGCTGAGGAGAAGAATAATACCGgccaggaggaggaggaggaggaagagaagaacaTATCACAGGTACATTCGGATCTAAGCCTCCAGCTAGATAAAGATAAAACACTAGACGAGAATATTTTGGACAATGAAGGAAAAGAGGATATGGAAGAGATGGAGGAGACATCTGAGGAAAAGAACAAAACGGAAGAAATGGAGCACGAGAATTCAGAGCAATATCGGGAACCCAAAGTCATGGATGTAAATGTAGTTGGGGCAGTTACCCCTGAAGGAGAAGGCGTAAAAGGCGACCCAGAAGAGAAGATGCAGGTGGCTGATCCGGAAGCTGCAGAGCCTTTTGTGAACGTAG gttTGTTTGAAGCCAAAACCGAAAGCTGTTTGGGTGAGGAACGCTCTGAGAAGGTTTCTGAAAGCGCATCACAAGACTCATCTGAAAGCTTGATTAAAACAG AAAACCATACAAATCAAGATTGGGAGAAGAAACTGCCTGGACACACA CCGGAGCATTCTGTCCATCCTGAAATGGAGGCTGAGAAAAAGACGGCTCCTCCCACTTCTGCTTCCCTTCTCGTGAAGATCAAGGATGAACCTGTGGACGAGGAATATGAGAAAGCTCTTGGTCCTCAGGCTCCAGCTGGAAACATCAAGGACGAGCCAGATACATCTGAA GAATTTGGCCAGAAGACCTCAGAGCAGATCAAGATCAGTGCTGTGTTCTCCGTCGGTGGGAGCTCCATGGAATTAG GATCTCCAGTTGTGGCTGCTGCAGCAAATGCCCCATCGAACACCTCAGTGCCCGTCCCGTCTTTAAAATCTGCCACATccctgtgtgtggtgtgttcaggCTGTAAAAAAATCCTGCTAAAAGGCCAGACAGCATTCCAGCGTAAAAGCAGCCCTCAGCTTTACTGCTCACCGCGCTGCCTCTACAGCAGCACATCTGCAGAGTCGGTGGCCATGACTAGCTCTAAAAAATCCTGCTATTACTGCCTCAA AAACATTCCAAACCCAAAGGATGTCATCACTGCTCCTGTGGACTCAGACAAATCAGTAAAGGATTTCTGCAGTCAGAAATGTCTCAGTGCCTTTAACTACAAGAGGGACAGTGCATTTTCTGCACTTGCCACAAAATGCAGCATGTGTCAAAAATCCTGCACT ATTCGCCATGAGGTGAACTTCATGGGCAGTGTTCATAAGCTATGCAGTGACGCCTGCTTTCATCAGTTCCGCGCATCCAATAAGCTCAGCATGAACTCCTGCATAACGTGTGGAGGCTATTGCTACAGCGGCGATGACAAGGGCACAACCTTGTTATTGGACGGCAGCGCTAAGAAGTTTTGCAGCCAAAACTGTCTCTCCACCTTTAAAAAG AAGTACACGAAGGTCGTGCCCTGTACGATGTGCAGAGTTTACCGAACCATAACAGAAATGGTGGAAAGCATAAATTCCGAGGGTAACACAGAGCTCTTCTGCTCCACTGCATGCGTGACTGCTCACAAAGTGCAGACGGTCAGCTCGTCAG gTTCTGCACTGAAATGCAACCACTGTAAGAAGGTTCTTGTGCCTCAGTATCACCTCGCCATGTCAGACGGTACCATCCGTAACTTCTGCTGCTTCACCTGTGTTGTATCATTTCAG GATGCCTTCAACAAGACAAATACTCAGAGCAACCAGCTTAATGTTGCTCCTCCTCTTAGCACCACTCAGTTGAAGTCTGCCCCCACGGTGCAGCCTGTATCTGCAGAGTCCAGCTCGCCCAGCGTAACCCAAAACTCCTCAGTGACCAAATTCTCCTGTGTACAGTGTCAGCGTTCATTCTTCTCCAAACCTGAGCTGCTGGAATTTAAG GGAAAGATGTACGTGTTCTGTGATAAGACATGCATTGACGAGTTCAGGAGAACACACTACATCAtggcacagtgtgtgtactgcaaaATCGAAAAGGTGGTAAAGGAGGTGAAGAGGATTAATAATGTGGACTGCTCTTTCTGTAGCGAAG GCTGCAAACTTCTCTACAAGCATGACCTTGCTAAACGCTGGGGAAAGAGACATTGTCGCAACTGTCTCTACTGCAGCAGCACTTCCCAGACTGTCATGACCAGCATCTTTTCTGGTAAACAAGAGGAGTTCTGTGGGAACGAATGCCTCTCTCAGTACACATTGTTATTctgtgag GTGGCCAAATGCAGCATGTGCAAACGTGCGAGGAAGATGACGGAGTCAGTAAAATGGCTGAATGACATGAAACACTTCTGTAACCTCAAGTGTCTGATGCTCTTCTGTAGTCAACAAGCGTGCACTACGATCTCTCCTGGAAATGCTTCTAAACCTTCTCTTACTCAAA GCTCGACAGTGCCAATCTCCATAGCACCTGTGGCAcattccaccaccaccaacaaacCAACTCTTCCATCATTGGTTCCAAAAGAGGCCACGCCTGTTATCGCCAATGTTATCTCGCTGTCCAGTGCCACCAATGGACAGCCTAATGTCCTGGGAAGTGCAGCATTGCAAG GAACTGTCCCTACTGTTGTGAAGCTGTTAGGACAT GCCAGCACACAGACGGATAGTGTGAAGACTCCCACTGTTCCCCCGAGAATCCTGAAGAACAAAGCTTTGCTGTGCAAACCGATGAACCAGAACAAGGGCACATCCTGCAAACCCAACACTTCCAATATTAACACACAAACAG ATGAAACCCCACCTAAAGTAATAGTGTTACCCTTACCAGTGCCTGTGTTTGTTCCTGTGCCTATGCACCTCttcacacagtacacaccacaCCCTGTTGGACTTCCTTTTCCG GTGCCAGTGCCTATGTTTCTGCCCACTACTCTGGACAGTGCTGAGCGAATAGTAGAGACCATTCAGAAGATCAAAGAAAGAATCCCAGACAACCCTCTGGAGGCCGACCTGATCATGATGGCAGATATGGTGGCGGAGGACAGTGAGAAGGACAAAGCTGTCTCCCAAGGAG aCCAGGATGATAATTTTATCGAAGATTTCGATTTGGAAGCCCTCTCCAGCCACCTAAGTTGGGAGGAcgacagcatctccagcacctcCCGATGGGTACATAACTCAGAGTCTGAAAAAGTGCCACCATCCAGAGAGGCAGAGCAGTCTCCTCCCAGCCCACCCCCACAAGAGTCCCAAATGGACCTGGAGGCAGATTTTCCAGTCG AGAGCATTGAGCATTTGGAACACCGCACACAGGAAGACAAGCCCGTAACCACCAGGGCGAAAACGCGCAAGAAGAATCGTGATTGTTTCTCTCACAAAAAACGA GCTCGTAAACGCGCAGAAGCTCCTCAGTCATCAGCAGCTGATGTTCCTCACCCGACTAAAGTGCACACTGAATACGGCATTCAGGCATGGAAGAGCTGGGTACGCTGGAGGGAAACGCAGCCTACTATGGAGATGCCCAAATTTGGCT CACGTAACATTACAATAAAGGAGGACCTGTTACAGTGCACCACGGCTGAATTGAGCTACGGCCTCTGTAAGTTCATCAGTGAAGTTCGTCGCCCTAATGGAGAAAAGTACAAACCAGACAGCATCTATTACCTCTGCTTAGGCATTCAGCAG TACCTTTTTGAGAAAAGCAGGATGGAGAACATCTTCACTGACTTTTTCTACACTAAATTCAGTCAAATTTTGTCCAGTTTACTGAAAGACTGGAAACCCACTATACTTCCAAGTG gctACGTGCACTCTCGAATGGAAGAAGAGTATCTGTGGGAGTGTAAACAGTTGGGCGCTTTCTCCCCGAGCGTGCTCCTCAACACTCTGCTTTACTTCTTCACCAAGTTCTTCAACTTTAAGACTATAGCACAGCACCGGCGCCTTTCCTTCGCCCACATCATGCGCTGCACGCGCTCACAAAGCAACGGGAGCAAGATGTCCTGCCTCCGCTTTTACCCTCCCGtgcacaaagaaaacaaaaatacat CGAACGAAGAAACAGATGGCGTCCCTGccaagaggaaaaaagaagaggaagaggaggaaggagtggtgctggagatgcagGAGAATGTTGAAAACCCTCTCCGTTGTCCCGTTAGACTCTATGAGTTCTATCTCTCCAAATG CTCAGGCACGGTAAAGCAGCGCACCTCTGTCTTCTATCTACGTCCAGAGCGCTCGTGTATCCCCAACAGCCCCTTGTGGTTCTCCCACATGTCACTGGATGACAGCGAGCTGGAGAGCATGCTCGGTCGCATCCTCACCATCCGAGAGATCCATCTGGAGACTGAAAAGCCTCTGAACGTTTCTGAATCAGAGAACCAAAGTGATTCAGAATAA
- the zmym4.1 gene encoding zinc finger MYM-type protein 4 isoform X1, producing the protein MDAALPVEEKPASVSAPDHTSSSSLDFPNVRQKVDSEKPGNGEVKIEVDEKDHQISHKEEPENEGMSPEERGIKEEEMASKHGNCAEERKESEDMAEEKNNTGQEEEEEEEKNISQVHSDLSLQLDKDKTLDENILDNEGKEDMEEMEETSEEKNKTEEMEHENSEQYREPKVMDVNVVGAVTPEGEGVKGDPEEKMQVADPEAAEPFVNVGLFEAKTESCLGEERSEKVSESASQDSSESLIKTENHTNQDWEKKLPGHTPEHSVHPEMEAEKKTAPPTSASLLVKIKDEPVDEEYEKALGPQAPAGNIKDEPDTSEEFGQKTSEQIKISAVFSVGGSSMELGSPVVAAAANAPSNTSVPVPSLKSATSLCVVCSGCKKILLKGQTAFQRKSSPQLYCSPRCLYSSTSAESVAMTSSKKSCYYCLKNIPNPKDVITAPVDSDKSVKDFCSQKCLSAFNYKRDSAFSALATKCSMCQKSCTIRHEVNFMGSVHKLCSDACFHQFRASNKLSMNSCITCGGYCYSGDDKGTTLLLDGSAKKFCSQNCLSTFKKKYTKVVPCTMCRVYRTITEMVESINSEGNTELFCSTACVTAHKVQTVSSSGSALKCNHCKKVLVPQYHLAMSDGTIRNFCCFTCVVSFQDAFNKTNTQSNQLNVAPPLSTTQLKSAPTVQPVSAESSSPSVTQNSSVTKFSCVQCQRSFFSKPELLEFKGKMYVFCDKTCIDEFRRTHYIMAQCVYCKIEKVVKEVKRINNVDCSFCSEGCKLLYKHDLAKRWGKRHCRNCLYCSSTSQTVMTSIFSGKQEEFCGNECLSQYTLLFCEVAKCSMCKRARKMTESVKWLNDMKHFCNLKCLMLFCSQQACTTISPGNASKPSLTQSSTVPISIAPVAHSTTTNKPTLPSLVPKEATPVIANVISLSSATNGQPNVLGSAALQGTVPTVVKLLGHASTQTDSVKTPTVPPRILKNKALLCKPMNQNKGTSCKPNTSNINTQTDETPPKVIVLPLPVPVFVPVPMHLFTQYTPHPVGLPFPVPVPMFLPTTLDSAERIVETIQKIKERIPDNPLEADLIMMADMVAEDSEKDKAVSQGDQDDNFIEDFDLEALSSHLSWEDDSISSTSRWVHNSESEKVPPSREAEQSPPSPPPQESQMDLEADFPVAESIEHLEHRTQEDKPVTTRAKTRKKNRDCFSHKKRARKRAEAPQSSAADVPHPTKVHTEYGIQAWKSWVRWRETQPTMEMPKFGSRNITIKEDLLQCTTAELSYGLCKFISEVRRPNGEKYKPDSIYYLCLGIQQYLFEKSRMENIFTDFFYTKFSQILSSLLKDWKPTILPSGYVHSRMEEEYLWECKQLGAFSPSVLLNTLLYFFTKFFNFKTIAQHRRLSFAHIMRCTRSQSNGSKMSCLRFYPPVHKENKNTSNEETDGVPAKRKKEEEEEEGVVLEMQENVENPLRCPVRLYEFYLSKCSGTVKQRTSVFYLRPERSCIPNSPLWFSHMSLDDSELESMLGRILTIREIHLETEKPLNVSESENQSDSE; encoded by the exons ATGGATGCTGCTTTGCCTGTTGAAGAGAAACCTGCCAGTGTAAGTGCTCCAGATCACACAAGTTCCTCCAGCTTGGACTTCCCAAATGTCAGGCAAAAGGTGGACAGTGAGAAACCTGGGAATGGCGAAGTAAAAATAGAGGTGGATGAGAAAGACCATCAGATCAGCCATAAAGAAGAGCCTGAAAATGAGGGGATGAGTCCAGAAGAAAGAGGCATAAAAGAGGAAGAGATGGCGTCAAAGCATGGAAACTGTGCAGAAGAACGGAAAGAGAGTGAGGATATGGCTGAGGAGAAGAATAATACCGgccaggaggaggaggaggaggaagagaagaacaTATCACAGGTACATTCGGATCTAAGCCTCCAGCTAGATAAAGATAAAACACTAGACGAGAATATTTTGGACAATGAAGGAAAAGAGGATATGGAAGAGATGGAGGAGACATCTGAGGAAAAGAACAAAACGGAAGAAATGGAGCACGAGAATTCAGAGCAATATCGGGAACCCAAAGTCATGGATGTAAATGTAGTTGGGGCAGTTACCCCTGAAGGAGAAGGCGTAAAAGGCGACCCAGAAGAGAAGATGCAGGTGGCTGATCCGGAAGCTGCAGAGCCTTTTGTGAACGTAG gttTGTTTGAAGCCAAAACCGAAAGCTGTTTGGGTGAGGAACGCTCTGAGAAGGTTTCTGAAAGCGCATCACAAGACTCATCTGAAAGCTTGATTAAAACAG AAAACCATACAAATCAAGATTGGGAGAAGAAACTGCCTGGACACACA CCGGAGCATTCTGTCCATCCTGAAATGGAGGCTGAGAAAAAGACGGCTCCTCCCACTTCTGCTTCCCTTCTCGTGAAGATCAAGGATGAACCTGTGGACGAGGAATATGAGAAAGCTCTTGGTCCTCAGGCTCCAGCTGGAAACATCAAGGACGAGCCAGATACATCTGAA GAATTTGGCCAGAAGACCTCAGAGCAGATCAAGATCAGTGCTGTGTTCTCCGTCGGTGGGAGCTCCATGGAATTAG GATCTCCAGTTGTGGCTGCTGCAGCAAATGCCCCATCGAACACCTCAGTGCCCGTCCCGTCTTTAAAATCTGCCACATccctgtgtgtggtgtgttcaggCTGTAAAAAAATCCTGCTAAAAGGCCAGACAGCATTCCAGCGTAAAAGCAGCCCTCAGCTTTACTGCTCACCGCGCTGCCTCTACAGCAGCACATCTGCAGAGTCGGTGGCCATGACTAGCTCTAAAAAATCCTGCTATTACTGCCTCAA AAACATTCCAAACCCAAAGGATGTCATCACTGCTCCTGTGGACTCAGACAAATCAGTAAAGGATTTCTGCAGTCAGAAATGTCTCAGTGCCTTTAACTACAAGAGGGACAGTGCATTTTCTGCACTTGCCACAAAATGCAGCATGTGTCAAAAATCCTGCACT ATTCGCCATGAGGTGAACTTCATGGGCAGTGTTCATAAGCTATGCAGTGACGCCTGCTTTCATCAGTTCCGCGCATCCAATAAGCTCAGCATGAACTCCTGCATAACGTGTGGAGGCTATTGCTACAGCGGCGATGACAAGGGCACAACCTTGTTATTGGACGGCAGCGCTAAGAAGTTTTGCAGCCAAAACTGTCTCTCCACCTTTAAAAAG AAGTACACGAAGGTCGTGCCCTGTACGATGTGCAGAGTTTACCGAACCATAACAGAAATGGTGGAAAGCATAAATTCCGAGGGTAACACAGAGCTCTTCTGCTCCACTGCATGCGTGACTGCTCACAAAGTGCAGACGGTCAGCTCGTCAG gTTCTGCACTGAAATGCAACCACTGTAAGAAGGTTCTTGTGCCTCAGTATCACCTCGCCATGTCAGACGGTACCATCCGTAACTTCTGCTGCTTCACCTGTGTTGTATCATTTCAG GATGCCTTCAACAAGACAAATACTCAGAGCAACCAGCTTAATGTTGCTCCTCCTCTTAGCACCACTCAGTTGAAGTCTGCCCCCACGGTGCAGCCTGTATCTGCAGAGTCCAGCTCGCCCAGCGTAACCCAAAACTCCTCAGTGACCAAATTCTCCTGTGTACAGTGTCAGCGTTCATTCTTCTCCAAACCTGAGCTGCTGGAATTTAAG GGAAAGATGTACGTGTTCTGTGATAAGACATGCATTGACGAGTTCAGGAGAACACACTACATCAtggcacagtgtgtgtactgcaaaATCGAAAAGGTGGTAAAGGAGGTGAAGAGGATTAATAATGTGGACTGCTCTTTCTGTAGCGAAG GCTGCAAACTTCTCTACAAGCATGACCTTGCTAAACGCTGGGGAAAGAGACATTGTCGCAACTGTCTCTACTGCAGCAGCACTTCCCAGACTGTCATGACCAGCATCTTTTCTGGTAAACAAGAGGAGTTCTGTGGGAACGAATGCCTCTCTCAGTACACATTGTTATTctgtgag GTGGCCAAATGCAGCATGTGCAAACGTGCGAGGAAGATGACGGAGTCAGTAAAATGGCTGAATGACATGAAACACTTCTGTAACCTCAAGTGTCTGATGCTCTTCTGTAGTCAACAAGCGTGCACTACGATCTCTCCTGGAAATGCTTCTAAACCTTCTCTTACTCAAA GCTCGACAGTGCCAATCTCCATAGCACCTGTGGCAcattccaccaccaccaacaaacCAACTCTTCCATCATTGGTTCCAAAAGAGGCCACGCCTGTTATCGCCAATGTTATCTCGCTGTCCAGTGCCACCAATGGACAGCCTAATGTCCTGGGAAGTGCAGCATTGCAAG GAACTGTCCCTACTGTTGTGAAGCTGTTAGGACAT GCCAGCACACAGACGGATAGTGTGAAGACTCCCACTGTTCCCCCGAGAATCCTGAAGAACAAAGCTTTGCTGTGCAAACCGATGAACCAGAACAAGGGCACATCCTGCAAACCCAACACTTCCAATATTAACACACAAACAG ATGAAACCCCACCTAAAGTAATAGTGTTACCCTTACCAGTGCCTGTGTTTGTTCCTGTGCCTATGCACCTCttcacacagtacacaccacaCCCTGTTGGACTTCCTTTTCCG GTGCCAGTGCCTATGTTTCTGCCCACTACTCTGGACAGTGCTGAGCGAATAGTAGAGACCATTCAGAAGATCAAAGAAAGAATCCCAGACAACCCTCTGGAGGCCGACCTGATCATGATGGCAGATATGGTGGCGGAGGACAGTGAGAAGGACAAAGCTGTCTCCCAAGGAG aCCAGGATGATAATTTTATCGAAGATTTCGATTTGGAAGCCCTCTCCAGCCACCTAAGTTGGGAGGAcgacagcatctccagcacctcCCGATGGGTACATAACTCAGAGTCTGAAAAAGTGCCACCATCCAGAGAGGCAGAGCAGTCTCCTCCCAGCCCACCCCCACAAGAGTCCCAAATGGACCTGGAGGCAGATTTTCCAGTCG CAGAGAGCATTGAGCATTTGGAACACCGCACACAGGAAGACAAGCCCGTAACCACCAGGGCGAAAACGCGCAAGAAGAATCGTGATTGTTTCTCTCACAAAAAACGA GCTCGTAAACGCGCAGAAGCTCCTCAGTCATCAGCAGCTGATGTTCCTCACCCGACTAAAGTGCACACTGAATACGGCATTCAGGCATGGAAGAGCTGGGTACGCTGGAGGGAAACGCAGCCTACTATGGAGATGCCCAAATTTGGCT CACGTAACATTACAATAAAGGAGGACCTGTTACAGTGCACCACGGCTGAATTGAGCTACGGCCTCTGTAAGTTCATCAGTGAAGTTCGTCGCCCTAATGGAGAAAAGTACAAACCAGACAGCATCTATTACCTCTGCTTAGGCATTCAGCAG TACCTTTTTGAGAAAAGCAGGATGGAGAACATCTTCACTGACTTTTTCTACACTAAATTCAGTCAAATTTTGTCCAGTTTACTGAAAGACTGGAAACCCACTATACTTCCAAGTG gctACGTGCACTCTCGAATGGAAGAAGAGTATCTGTGGGAGTGTAAACAGTTGGGCGCTTTCTCCCCGAGCGTGCTCCTCAACACTCTGCTTTACTTCTTCACCAAGTTCTTCAACTTTAAGACTATAGCACAGCACCGGCGCCTTTCCTTCGCCCACATCATGCGCTGCACGCGCTCACAAAGCAACGGGAGCAAGATGTCCTGCCTCCGCTTTTACCCTCCCGtgcacaaagaaaacaaaaatacat CGAACGAAGAAACAGATGGCGTCCCTGccaagaggaaaaaagaagaggaagaggaggaaggagtggtgctggagatgcagGAGAATGTTGAAAACCCTCTCCGTTGTCCCGTTAGACTCTATGAGTTCTATCTCTCCAAATG CTCAGGCACGGTAAAGCAGCGCACCTCTGTCTTCTATCTACGTCCAGAGCGCTCGTGTATCCCCAACAGCCCCTTGTGGTTCTCCCACATGTCACTGGATGACAGCGAGCTGGAGAGCATGCTCGGTCGCATCCTCACCATCCGAGAGATCCATCTGGAGACTGAAAAGCCTCTGAACGTTTCTGAATCAGAGAACCAAAGTGATTCAGAATAA